Within Agelaius phoeniceus isolate bAgePho1 chromosome 27, bAgePho1.hap1, whole genome shotgun sequence, the genomic segment tgtctttagcagagagagaaacccaGTCTTCTGCCcccctgcttccctctgctctagcccagccatctgccccctccctcccctctgaGCTGCCTGAAACAATCTCCAAGGTCGTGTCCTCCATTACCTGACAGTGACAGCGACAGCGAATCAAGTGATGAGTCTCCCGCAGTAACATCGGAGTTGGGGCAGGGAACTGTTGACAGTTCACCTTCTAATAGCTGTAGCCCTACTGCTCCATGGACTTTGCCCCCACGTCAAGTAACTGGGCTTCCTTGagagcctcagtgtcctgcgttgactatatgatgcttttatccccaattatgttatgttgaataataagttttgcaccttatattatgttgaataataagttttgcacctttaagagtgttccagagagtgaagcagcgggagagaagaagcagcaggtttttttcagacaccgtactcactcctccacatttctgcccctggactgttgttgtctgcggatggactgacagtgggacagagctctcttttgcttttagttagttttagctagctgaggcaaagaagttccctactgtggggacttttgtttttttcccttttccttggagctcttgaaacctgctctggactgaacacccaggggagcacgggcagctgcatctgtggcccaccaggccgggcctggcctgcaacatttccagcaccggagggactgatcagagacAGAGTGAGCTGAGCCACAACCCGGGgagggactttctcagtttgtcatctcttttggagtggcaagagattttattgtttgatattgttaaggttttgttgtttaatagacaggttttttccacctttctccaaggaggtattttctcccagaCCAGTTGGGGGGAGAAGAGCAGATTGGATCTGCTTTCCTACTGGAGCTCCTTTGggggattctctcccaaatttgctctaAACCTGGACActcaggagttttgggaatttgttaggaagaaagcagctgaagaaaagaattgggacATGATAGAAAGATTAGGTGCTCCAAGAGtacctcaggagaacagtgcTAATGCAAATGTTGCCTGTGATAACCCTATCTATGGCTTTTCCAGgttttaaagcagctcctggaacagggcAGGATGACAGTCATCACATCTTTGCCTGGAAGGTTGTGCAAGATCTCCAATCGAAAGTGGCTCAGTATGGCATTAATTCCTCAGACGTAATGCAATTAATATGTGTAATTAATGCAGATATGCTTGCACCTTATGACATCATGCATATTGCTACTATTTCATTCCAGCCAGTACAATACGGTGTATTTCAAGAAACTTGGAGGCACGTGGCTGAGCGCACAGCTGTAACAAATATGCAGTTGCCTCAACACGACCCTCATCATGCTGTGGGTGTTGATGCCCTACTGGGCACTGGGCCTTTTGCTAGCCCAGATTCACAGGCAAGGTGGGATCCTTCAATTTTGGCACAAGCTCAGCAAATTGGCACGAGtgctttaattaaatcaatggaaatggcagctccaaaacagaGATATGATACTATACAACAAGGGATGAGAAaaccatttttgcaatttgtGGAAGAGCTTGCTGCAGCTATTGAAAAACAGGTAGATGATGAATCTTTGCGACACAAATTCTGTATACATTTGGCTAAAGAACATGCAAACTCAGgctgcagaaagattattgaCACTTTACCTGGAGAACCCACATTGCCTCAAATGATTACTACTTGCTCAAAAGTTGGTTCAGTAGAGCATAAAatagcagctcttgctgcagttCTAAGACCTTCATCAAAATGCTATAATTGTGGACAGCAAGGGCACGTAAGGGCACAGTGTAATACCCAGAAAATAACATCTAAATCAAATGCAAGCAGCAACGTTATGTGCAACCATTGTGCTAAATTTGGGCACTATGCTAAACAATGCAGGAGTAAATATCATGCAAATGGTCAGCTGTTGCAGGGAAACAGGAAGAGGAGCACAAAGGGGCATGTGGGAAAACAAATACCCCAAGAACCACAGCAGCAAATATGggcctccccagcactgcaaagctaaaCATTTGTGAACAATACTAAGGGGCAACAAGTGGGTCTGCAGGGATTGATATACCCACCGCTGACATAGTAACCATTCTGACAAAAGAAATGTGCAAAGTGCCCCTCGATGCCTGTGGTCCAATAGGATGGGGATTGAGTGCATTTTTGATGGGAAGATCAAGTACTACACTTAGAGGTATTCATGTGCATCTAGGACTTATTGATGCTGATTATTTAGGACAGATTCATGCTATGGTATCCATTGATGACCCTCCTGTCACTATTCAGAAAGGAACTTGCATTGCTCAAATTGTACCTTTTGTGAGTTCTGTTCTGAATACAGTGGACCGAAGTCGTGGCACAGGAAGTTTTGGATCAACAGGGATACCTCAAGTGTTCTGGGCTCAGAAAGTTACGGAGAACCATTCAGAAAAGACATGTATCCTCACCACCAGTGGATGTCATCCAGGAACCATATCATTAACAGGCTTGAttgacactggagcagatgtcacaatACTCTCGTgactttgctggcctcaatcgTGGCCTCTCACTCATGCAAGTTTTGGACTTCTGGGGTTGGGTGGTGCTACAACAGGTGGCCTGTCAGCcattgtaattaatgtgaaacatcctgatggCCAACAAGCTAACATCAGACCCTATGTTGCCGATGCTCCTCAAAGTTTGTGGGGACGACATTGTTTATCTCAATGGGGTGTCAAAATTACTACggatttttaatgggggccactgtgatgcaGGGCAATGAACGTCCAGTTGTAGCCTTGATATGCTTGACAGATAAACCTGTCCGGGTTGACCAGTGGCCCCTTTCTAGCGAAAAGCTTACTGCCCTGCAAGAATTAGTCACAGAACAATTTCAAGCaggaaatattgaaatattccTGGAATACCcctgtttttgtaataaaaaagaaatcgggaaaatggagacttttACATGATTTACGGCAGATAAATGCTGTAATGGCAACAATGGGAGCTTTACAACCAGGCCTTCCTATGCCTACAATGattccacaggaatggcaaataGTTGTCATTGGTTTGAAAGATTGTTTCTTCACTATTCCATTGGCTGagcaagacaaagaaaaatgtgcttttactGTGCCTTCCATAATCATGCTGAACCCTGAACCCAATAAAAGATATCAATGGAGGGTACTTCCCCAAGACATGAAAAATTTGCCAACTATTTGTTAAtggtttgtggcacaggtctTGTCAAAAGGGGAGGAGCAATTTAATAACTGCTACTGttatcattacatggatgatatcTTGTTGGCATCTGATAACAAACAACAGTTATCAGCTCTTAAACAATGTGCTGTGACAAATTTGAAAGCTTTTGGTCTGATCATTGCCCCAGAGAAAGTGCAGGAACACATGCCTTGGAAATACTGGTATGTTAGTGACTAACACTCAAGTTATGCCTCAACCTGTGAAGTTAGACATTGATGTTAAAACTGCTACTGATGTACAGAAATTGGTTGGTTTAATAGGTTGGATTAGATCATATTTAGGCATAACTAATCATCAGATGCAACTATTGCATGATTTGCTGtcaggcaccacctcctctaCTGATGAGAGGCAACTGACCCCAGCAGCAAAGACCCTAGAAGAAATTGAATTAGCCTTACCACACACATTTGTTAACAGATTAGATACCTATGTTGGTGTTCAAGTGTTTATTTTGAAGGACCATGAAATACCGTGTGGAATACCGTGTCAATGAAGTGATAACTGGGAAGATCAACTGCATATTCTGGAAcggatatttttatctttcaataaagataacaaaacagtaaaacctcttgctgctctaAAAGAGAGACAAACTCACCAAGTCCCTCtgtgggctgtagctcagctcactcagtcccttatcagtccctctggtgctggaaatgccacagcccaggcccggcccggtgggccacaggtgtgagctgcccgtgctcttctggtgttcaggccagagcaggtttaaacaggtccaaagaaaaggggaaaaaacaccaCAGTTCAGGAACTTGTTTGgttcagctagctaaaactaactagaagcaaaggagagctctgtcccgttgtctgtccatccgcagacaacacagtcccagagcaggaatgtggaggagcaagtgcagtttctgaaaacaaactgcatgcTGCTTCTCTACCCCTTCACTCTCAGGACAGGTCTTGAAGGTgtaaaacttattattcagcataaacagaacagactggggatacaagcaccAAATAGTCAACCCAGAATATACCTCAGGGACCATTCAGTACTCCTTGATGTCACCAGAAGATAGGATTGAATGCAAAAGATTTTATGGGATTGAAATTCAACAAAtctgctcttcccaaggaaTTCCCATTGTAGGCCTGCGTCCTGATGGAGGTTCCTGCCTCTGGGTTTATCTAGGTACCCTCAGAGAACCAGGAAGATGTGGAGCCCCCCAGCCAGATGCCTTCCAACTTGGATCACCAGGACCACGGATtatcagggctctgcccaatgggggtcactggggatcatccgaTGCGGATCCTCtcatgggggatggagctggagcagcgcacaaagctcttcccacactcggggcactcacagggcttcccttagtggcgcctccgttggtgttgggtGAAAGTTGAGCTCAATGAGAATCtcatcccacactccccacactcgtagggcctctccccagtgtggatgcgccggtgcagggtgagggtggagttttgcttgaagcccttcccacagtcggggcagcggaagggcctctcctcggTGTGACTCCGCTGATGTTTGAGAAGATCGGAGCtcctgtgaaacctcttcccacattggggacacttgtagggcctctccccagtgtgggtgccCTGGTGTTTTCTCAGGTCAAAGTGCCACCCatagctcttcccacattccaagcaggtGTAGGGCCGTTCCCCCGTGTGGATGACCTGGTGCCGAATCAATGCTGAGCTTCCTCTGAAGCtcctcccacattccccacacttgtagggcttttccccagtgtggatcttcTGGTGTTCCGTCAGCTGGCACTTgatgctgaagctcttcccacactccccacactcatagggcttttccccagtgtggatcctctcaTGTTTCCTCAGGCCAGAGCTGTatctaaagctcttcccacattccacacACTCATAGGCCTTtcccccagtgtggatcctgtGGTGTTGCATCAGGCTCCCCTTCTGGcagaagctcatcccacattccccacattcaTAAGGCCGGtctccagtgtggatcatcttgTGTTGCATCAGCTGGCccctctgcctgaagctcttcccataTTCCTCACACTCaaagggcctctccccagtgtggatcacctGGTGCTGTCTgaggctggagctccagctgaaacgcttcccacattcctcacactcatagggctgctccccagtgtggatcacctGGTGCTGGATCAGATCTAAGCTCCGACTaaaacccttcccacattccaagcacttgtggggcttctccctgccatgaggcttctccaccagctctgagctctggctggatctctggccgccttcctggctcaggggggGCTCgttcctccctgcagctccctgggctgggtttgcagcccctcctcgtgcggaatctccagggcttttcctcctcctccatccagacACGCCCTAGGAAtgaaaaatcctggtttggagaaaaaaacaagatgaGAGTGCCTTGGACTGGGAGTTCCTCCTTGCCCAAGTTCATCTCATTAGGTCATTGGGCATCTTGTGTCTCTAAGAACCTCCAAAACACCACAATTCAGCACAAAAGTCCTCCAAACATCAAGACACAGATCAATAACTTCCAAAACATCAAGATTCAGCAAAAGCCCCCTCCAAATATAAGGATTCAgcccccacaaaaaaacaaagcaccaaCAATTAGCCCAAGAAAGCtcagaaacaccaagattcacCCCCGGGAAAATTGTGGATCCCAATCCCCTGTCACCTGCTGCATGTGGGGGGGGCAacgctcctggggctggggtcagaGGCTGCAGATACAGGGAGAGGTGGAACCTTGTGCTgcttcctcttcctgttcctccTCCGGTGTCCCCACTCTTCCTcacactcctcttcctcctgctattCCTCCTTCTGCACAatcccaccttctcctcccacGGGCATCGTTTGACCCTTTTGTTCCTCAaccctgcttctccttcccttctcctcctgccccaggcccagcacccGCTGCCGGCTCCCTCttgcccccagacccacagcatcccacggcaggggcagggatggagctggggcaggtcgggctggggcagcgctgggctctcggccgctcccgcccgcactcggtccccactgcagccgctcccgccaGGACAGCGCGGGGGGGCCCGGCCTTGGTGCTGCCCCACTCccacctccccaaattcccctcgcATTTGGAGAACAGGGCATGGATGGTGTTGGTGTGCTGCAAAGGGactgggtgagggggagtgtgcAGCAATATGCTTAAGGCAAAAAGCTGCAGAAGGAATCTTTGTGGGAAGGAAGAGGATGatggaaagagaaggaagagaaaaatactgaggACTGGGATGTTTTTCAGCAGGGTCTTATCCTCAACATTTGCCGGCTGATCATTTGTATCCCCGgtttccaggagaggaaaacaaggaggtCAGGGTTTCAGGGGGTTTCTCTGTGGGGGGCAGCGGCAGCACCGGGCGCAGAGGTGCGGGACCGGGAGCACGGgctgggggcctggggggagctgcggggccgggccggggctgtggggcagccggggctcagcgccgggcgctgcctgaccccaccagccccgggcagggccggcagtgGCCCCCGGCCCCCAGGAGGCTGCGGGACGCCCcggccgctgcccggccccgtggagctgccggccctgcccgccggggGGCGCCTTTGGACACTGCGGCAGGACAGGGACCGGCTCTGGGAtacgggctggggagggcaccctgagcacagggacgaGGAGCAAGGAACACCTGGGAAATACAGATTGTACATGGAAGGATCCAGATTTTCTTCTAAGGATTTGGTTTGGGTCCTTGGAGAAATGAATGATTTTGCAGAAAACTTAGCAGCTGTCAGAAGGTTAGGGCTAGGGTTGAGTTGCTGATGAGAGCTGATTGCTGGGTGCTTGGGACCTCtgtttttttgggagttttcccAGGAGCGGGGGAGGGGGGGACGGGGGAAGGGTGCAGAGATGCCGGAGGATTCAGGCTGGGGGTAGGGGCTGGGCGCAGTTGCTGGCCCTCTCTCAGTTTTTTGTCCCTCTCTCAGGTTTTTGGAGGAAGGCAATTGGAGCCGCTGCTCTTAGGCTGCTctttccactgctgctgacagagcCCGTGTGAAAAATGtctatgattggcttttcacaaacaTTAAAATGAGTATTATACATGTTATGTTAGGAAGTTATGctgtaacaatttttttaagtagtgtgttaaatgtagttttaggttataacataatgttaaaatagaaactatgtatgtgggatagttttttaaaaaaggaatgagGACTcacaccagatagcagccacaggacacctaaatctttcagagaagaatattttattgctcaattatcagaagaaatgaacttgttcctgccttgctcagccctgaagatgccATCAGaatgaagaggaagaagctgacactgaccagacagaatcctttgttgGAATGGAATTTATGTATCACGTATGAGATGTACAAATATGCAATGGGCTATGGTTTTTCACAGTTAATCCTCTATTAAcgtgtgtccttttttgggcttactTTGCCCAGGAAAAGGTACCCGAGCCGtttgtaactctttgtttccatTGTCTTGTATTGTCttaaatcctaattgtccaaatttttattactctaattgtattactattatgataattattttattactattaaacttttaaaatt encodes:
- the LOC143691897 gene encoding uncharacterized protein LOC143691897; its protein translation is MAHLIQHQVIHTGEQPYECEECGKRFSWSSSLRQHQVIHTGERPFECEEYGKSFRQRGQLMQHKMIHTGDRPYECGECGMSFCQKGSLMQHHRIHTGGKAYECVECGKSFRYSSGLRKHERIHTGEKPYECGECGKSFSIKCQLTEHQKIHTGEKPYKCGECGRSFRGSSALIRHQVIHTGERPYTCLECGKSYGWHFDLRKHQGTHTGERPYKCPQCGKRFHRSSDLLKHQRSHTEERPFRCPDCGKGFKQNSTLTLHRRIHTGERPYECGECGMRFSLSSTFTQHQRRHTGEKPHRCLECGKCFSWSSTLRQHQVIHTGERPFECGECGRSFSHNSILIQHQRIHTGEKPYECGECGRSFRGSSALIQHQVIHTREWPYTCLECGKSYGWNSDLRKHQRTHSGERPYECPECGKRFHRSSDLLKHEQIHTEERPFRCPNCGKGFKENTKLTIHQRIHTGERPYECGECGMSFSQSSHLTEHQRRRH